Proteins encoded in a region of the Poecilia reticulata strain Guanapo linkage group LG14, Guppy_female_1.0+MT, whole genome shotgun sequence genome:
- the ppp1r14aa gene encoding protein phosphatase 1, regulatory (inhibitor) subunit 14Aa gives MATDGSGTPLEENDEPISSDLEEPSGNIPKRHARVTVKYNRKELQRRLDLEKWIDESLDQLYRGQEDDMPEEVNIDDLIDLRTDEERIVKLKELFHSCSNNTEAFIKELVAKLVGVHKQEDLQSEGIGHPVICHSLHRHEPYRFNNPQHHFPHTRGHNQSL, from the exons ATGGCAACTGACGGCAGCGGGACACCGCTCGAAGAAAACGACGAGCCGATTTCATCAGACCTGGAGGAGCCCAGCGGAAACATCCCGAAGAGGCACGCCCGGGTCACGGTGAAGTACAAcaggaaggagctgcagaggcgGCTGGACTTGGAGAAGTGGATCGACGAGAGCCTGGACCAGCTGTACAGGGGCCAG GAGGACGACATGCCGGAGGAGGTTAACATTGACGACTTGATTGACCTTCGTACTGATGAGGAGCGAATCGTGAAGTTGAAG gaactCTTCCATAGCTGCAGTAACAACACTGAG GCCTTCATCAAGGAGCTGGTGGCGAAGCTGGTGGGCGTTCACAAGCAGGAGGACCTGCAGAGCGAAGGCATCGGGCATCCCGTCATCTGCCACAGCCTCCACCGCCACGAGCCCTACCGCTTCAACAACCCGCAGCACCACTTCCCTCACACGCGAGGCCACAACCAGAGTCTCTGA
- the dlb gene encoding delta-like protein B produces the protein MAHSHLRYLLALALVHVVWSSGVFELKIHSFHTAQRICRRHRDCHIFFRICLKHPEDVISAEPPCTFGTGHTNVIRADHTSISSSAPIRVPFHFKWPGTFSLIIEAWNAESPTEYTDNQNNLVSRLATRRRLAIGEDWSQDVHFGEQSELRYSYHVYCDEYYFGDGCADYCRPRDDTLGHYTCDEEGNRICLEGWKGNYCSEPICSADCSEKHGYCEAPGGCTCRMGWQGPSCNECVRYPGCLHGTCSQPWQCNCQEGWGGLFCDQDLNYCTNHKPCANGATCTNTGQGSYTCTCRPGFGGTNCELETNECDSNPCKNGGSCNDLENDYSCTCPQGFYGKNCEIIAMTCADGPCFNGGTCVETMTGGYTCRCPPSYTGSNCEKKLDRCSNRPCLNGGDCLDLGQSILCRCQPGFTGANCQVNIDDCTSNPCQNAGTCQDGVNDYTCSCTLGYTGKNCSIRSDACGARPCQNGGTCFTHFTGPVCQCPKGFMGPSCEFTLQPSFKPALRQASQPSSTTTVTISCLLAVLVLVLVAGILFLRRRRRRMEGRKQLSDIAVYNDLEAVNNLGGSERDAFLSPNSLFKISNSTARLSLTLCPDSRPGYRHNPVESSLARAERQDFMWRDDAMLGSAPGLR, from the exons ATGGCGCATTCACACCTGAGATACCTCTTGGCTTTGGCCTTGGTGCACGTG GTTTGGTCCTCCGGTGTCTTCGAGTTGAAGATCCACTCCTTCCACACGGCGCAGCGCATCTGCAGAAGACACAGAGACTGTCACATCTTCTTCAGGATTTGCCTAAAACACCCGGAGGATGTGATCTCAGCCGAGCCGCCCTGCACCTTTGGCACCGGCCACACGAACGTAATCCGGGCGGATCACACGTCGATCTCCAGCAGCGCTCCCATCCGAGTCCCCTTCCACTTTAAATGGCCG gggACTTTTTCATTGATCATCGAAGCCTGGAACGCAGAATCTCCCACAGAGTACACAG ACAACCAAAACAACCTTGTGAGCCGCCTGGCGACCAGGAGGCGGTTGGCTATTGGTGAGGATTGGTCCCAGGACGTGCACTTCGGCGAGCAGAGCGAGCTGCGCTACTCCTACCACGTCTACTGCGACGAGTACTACTTCGGGGACGGCTGCGCGGACTACTGCAGGCCGAGGGACGACACGCTGGGCCACTACACCTGCGACGAGGAGGGCAACCGCATCTGCCTGGAGGGCTGGAAGGGAAACTACTGCTCTGAGC CCATCTGCTCGGCGGACTGCAGCGAGAAGCACGGCTACTGCGAGGCCCCAGGGGGCTGTACATGCCGCATGGGCTGGCAGGGCCCCTCCTGTAATGAATGCGTGCGTTACCCAGGCTGTCTCCATGGGACGTGCAGCCAGCCGTGGCAGTGTAACTGTCAGGAGGGCTGGGGGGGCCTCTTCTGCGACCAGGACCTCAACTACTGCACCAACCACAAGCCATGCGCCAACGGGGCCACCTGCACCAACACGGGTCAGGGCAGCTACACCTGTACGTGTCGGCCCGGCTTTGGAGGCACCAACTGTGAGCTGGAAACCAACGAGTGTGACAGCAACCCCTGCAAGAACGGAGGCAGCTGCAAT GACCTGGAGAACGACTACTCCTGCACCTGTCCACAGGGGTTCTACGGAAAGAACTGTGAGATCATCGCCATGACCTGCGCAGACGGTCCCTGCTTTAACGGCGGAACCTGCGTGGAGACGATGACAGGCGGCTACACGTGCCGCTGCCCTCCCAGCTACACCGGCTCCAACTGTGAGAAGAAGTTGGACCGCTGCAGCAACAGGCCTTGTCTGAACG GTGGCGACTGTCTGGACCTCGGCCAGAGTATCCTGTGCCGCTGTCAGCCAGGTTTCACCGGCGCCAATTGCCAGGTCAACATCGACGACTGCACCTCGAATCCCTGCCAAAACGCTGGAACCTGCCAGGATGGTGTGAATGACTACACTTGCTCCTGCACCTTAGGGTACACTGGCAAGAACTGTAGCATCCGCTCTGACGCCTGCGGGGCTCGTCCGTGCCAAAACGGAGGCACTTGCTTCACCCACTTCACTGGGCCTGTATGCCAGTGTCCGAAGGGCTTCATGGGTCCAAGCTGCGAATTCACACTTCAACCCAGTTTCAAGCCCGCCTTGCGCCAAGCCTCCCAGccctcctccaccaccaccgTCACCATCTCCTGCCTCCTGGCAGTGCTGGTGCTGGTTCTGGTCGCAGGCATCCTTTTCCTGAGGcggagaaggaggaggatggAGGGAAGGAAGCAGCTGAGCGACATTGCGGTCTACAATGACTTGGAGGCGGTCAACAATCTGGGAGGCAGCGAGAGAGATGCCTTCCTCAGTCCTAACAGCCTCTTCAAGATCAGCAACAGCACAGCTCGCCTCAGCCTCACGCTGTGCCCCGACAGCAGACCAGGGTACAGACACAACCCGGTGGAGAGCAGCCTGGCCAGAGCGGAGCGCCAGGACTTCATGTGGAGGGATGACGCCATGCTGGGCTCCGCACCCGGGCTGAGATGA
- the LOC103476191 gene encoding nuclear apoptosis-inducing factor 1 isoform X2 gives MLTGNNLYNVSFTQASLTSYPVEKEVFSSRFLINCAFFILKTVAAGEALQRPSSSWSYWDWVDRMSSPVYYNHDSAVRFKKRKARFSFSEVHVLLDEVRKNRSVVVGKFNRGIPTDSKKRTWAEITARVNDIGECQREVIEVIKKWSDLKCDTKRKVAAMRSGTVPNRGLNSRLSRDLTQTEKIVLQILEMDEDDQSTGECGPLGDDDDVPEEEEEMEEEDMMGMQSSPNGGGDMSSMPPPPTSYGDSSQPAYDMQYEIPPTEDTETPFGDSDDDQREDVPPSNQPGKSAEAHQVNNGVHKHVQPPMSAGAAAPAPAPAPSPAVTLPAAAHNSRDSLLQNAALSLQEQHATNMLLETVSRSLELLAESVQQLAETQQEFVRESLQLQRETVQVLRDFTGGAIALMHDKLNGRPAL, from the exons ATGTTAACcggaaataatttatataacgTTAGCTTTACGCAGGCTAGCTTGACTTCCTATCCAGTGGAAAAGGAAGTTTTTTCCTCACGTTTCTTAATAAATTGTGCCTTCTTTATCTTGAAG ACTGTAGCTGCTGGGGAAGCCTTACAGAGGCCAAGCAGCAGCTGGAGTTATTGGGACTGGGTGGACAGGATGTCTTCTCCGGTGTACTACAACCACGACAGCGCTGTCCGCTTCAAGAAGAGAAAAGCtcgtttttctttcagtgaagTCCACGTCCTGCTGGATGAAGTGAGGAAGAACCGTTCAGTGGTTGTGG gcaAATTCAACCGAGGAATACCGACCGACTCAAAGAAGCGCACCTGGGCGGAGATTACGGCACGCGTCAACGATATCGGGGAGTGCCAACGGGAGGTCATAGAGGTCATCAAGAAATGGTCCGACCTGAAGTGCGACACCAAGCGCAAAGTGGCGGCCATGCGGTCGGGGACCGTGCCCAACAGGGGACTCAACTCGCGTCTCTCCCGAGACCTCACTCAGACGGAGAAGATAGTCCTTCAGATACTGGAGATGGACGAAGACGACCAGAGCACCGGAGAGTGCGGTCCGCTGGGGGACGACGACGACGTTcccgaggaagaggaggagatggaaGAGGAGGACATGATGGGAATGCAGAGTTCTCCCAACGGCGGGGGGGACATGTCGTCCATGCCGCCGCCGCCAACTTCCTACG GGGACTCATCACAGCCAGCTTATGATATGCAGTATGAGATCCCCCCAACAGAAG ATACCGAAACCCCATTCGGAGATTCGGACGACGACCAGAGAGAAGACGTGCCTCCCTCCAATCAGCCAGGAAAATCCGCCGAAGCGCACCAAGTGAACAACGGCGTCCATAAACACGTCCAGCCGCCGATGTCCGCCGGTGCTGCGGCTCCGGCCCCAGCCCCGGCTCCGTCGCCGGCGGTCACGCTCCCCGCGGCGGCGCACAACTCCAGGGACAGCCTGCTGCAGAACGCCGCCCTGAGCCTGCAGGAGCAGCACGCCACCAACATGCTGCTGGAGACGGTGTCACGCTCCCTGGAGCTGCTGGCCGAGTCGGTGCAGCAGCTGGCGGAGACGCAGCAGGAGTTTGTGCGCGAgtcgctgcagctgcagcgggAGACGGTGCAGGTGCTCAGAGACTTCACAGGTGGAGCCATCGCCCTCATGCACGACAAACTGAACGGACGGCCGGCGTTATAA
- the LOC103476191 gene encoding nuclear apoptosis-inducing factor 1 isoform X1, translated as MLTGNNLYNVSFTQASLTSYPVEKEVFSSRFLINCAFFILKQTVAAGEALQRPSSSWSYWDWVDRMSSPVYYNHDSAVRFKKRKARFSFSEVHVLLDEVRKNRSVVVGKFNRGIPTDSKKRTWAEITARVNDIGECQREVIEVIKKWSDLKCDTKRKVAAMRSGTVPNRGLNSRLSRDLTQTEKIVLQILEMDEDDQSTGECGPLGDDDDVPEEEEEMEEEDMMGMQSSPNGGGDMSSMPPPPTSYGDSSQPAYDMQYEIPPTEDTETPFGDSDDDQREDVPPSNQPGKSAEAHQVNNGVHKHVQPPMSAGAAAPAPAPAPSPAVTLPAAAHNSRDSLLQNAALSLQEQHATNMLLETVSRSLELLAESVQQLAETQQEFVRESLQLQRETVQVLRDFTGGAIALMHDKLNGRPAL; from the exons ATGTTAACcggaaataatttatataacgTTAGCTTTACGCAGGCTAGCTTGACTTCCTATCCAGTGGAAAAGGAAGTTTTTTCCTCACGTTTCTTAATAAATTGTGCCTTCTTTATCTTGAAG CAGACTGTAGCTGCTGGGGAAGCCTTACAGAGGCCAAGCAGCAGCTGGAGTTATTGGGACTGGGTGGACAGGATGTCTTCTCCGGTGTACTACAACCACGACAGCGCTGTCCGCTTCAAGAAGAGAAAAGCtcgtttttctttcagtgaagTCCACGTCCTGCTGGATGAAGTGAGGAAGAACCGTTCAGTGGTTGTGG gcaAATTCAACCGAGGAATACCGACCGACTCAAAGAAGCGCACCTGGGCGGAGATTACGGCACGCGTCAACGATATCGGGGAGTGCCAACGGGAGGTCATAGAGGTCATCAAGAAATGGTCCGACCTGAAGTGCGACACCAAGCGCAAAGTGGCGGCCATGCGGTCGGGGACCGTGCCCAACAGGGGACTCAACTCGCGTCTCTCCCGAGACCTCACTCAGACGGAGAAGATAGTCCTTCAGATACTGGAGATGGACGAAGACGACCAGAGCACCGGAGAGTGCGGTCCGCTGGGGGACGACGACGACGTTcccgaggaagaggaggagatggaaGAGGAGGACATGATGGGAATGCAGAGTTCTCCCAACGGCGGGGGGGACATGTCGTCCATGCCGCCGCCGCCAACTTCCTACG GGGACTCATCACAGCCAGCTTATGATATGCAGTATGAGATCCCCCCAACAGAAG ATACCGAAACCCCATTCGGAGATTCGGACGACGACCAGAGAGAAGACGTGCCTCCCTCCAATCAGCCAGGAAAATCCGCCGAAGCGCACCAAGTGAACAACGGCGTCCATAAACACGTCCAGCCGCCGATGTCCGCCGGTGCTGCGGCTCCGGCCCCAGCCCCGGCTCCGTCGCCGGCGGTCACGCTCCCCGCGGCGGCGCACAACTCCAGGGACAGCCTGCTGCAGAACGCCGCCCTGAGCCTGCAGGAGCAGCACGCCACCAACATGCTGCTGGAGACGGTGTCACGCTCCCTGGAGCTGCTGGCCGAGTCGGTGCAGCAGCTGGCGGAGACGCAGCAGGAGTTTGTGCGCGAgtcgctgcagctgcagcgggAGACGGTGCAGGTGCTCAGAGACTTCACAGGTGGAGCCATCGCCCTCATGCACGACAAACTGAACGGACGGCCGGCGTTATAA
- the LOC103476191 gene encoding nuclear apoptosis-inducing factor 1 isoform X3, producing the protein MLTGNNLYNVSFTQASLTSYPVEKEVFSSRFLINCAFFILKQTVAAGEALQRPSSSWSYWDWVDRMSSPVYYNHDSAVRFKKRKARFSFSEVHVLLDEVRKNRSVVVGKFNRGIPTDSKKRTWAEITARVNDIGECQREVIEVIKKWSDLKCDTKRKVAAMRSGTVPNRGLNSRLSRDLTQTEKIVLQILEMDEDDQSTGECGPLGDDDDVPEEEEEMEEEDMMGMQSSPNGGGDMSSMPPPPTSYDTETPFGDSDDDQREDVPPSNQPGKSAEAHQVNNGVHKHVQPPMSAGAAAPAPAPAPSPAVTLPAAAHNSRDSLLQNAALSLQEQHATNMLLETVSRSLELLAESVQQLAETQQEFVRESLQLQRETVQVLRDFTGGAIALMHDKLNGRPAL; encoded by the exons ATGTTAACcggaaataatttatataacgTTAGCTTTACGCAGGCTAGCTTGACTTCCTATCCAGTGGAAAAGGAAGTTTTTTCCTCACGTTTCTTAATAAATTGTGCCTTCTTTATCTTGAAG CAGACTGTAGCTGCTGGGGAAGCCTTACAGAGGCCAAGCAGCAGCTGGAGTTATTGGGACTGGGTGGACAGGATGTCTTCTCCGGTGTACTACAACCACGACAGCGCTGTCCGCTTCAAGAAGAGAAAAGCtcgtttttctttcagtgaagTCCACGTCCTGCTGGATGAAGTGAGGAAGAACCGTTCAGTGGTTGTGG gcaAATTCAACCGAGGAATACCGACCGACTCAAAGAAGCGCACCTGGGCGGAGATTACGGCACGCGTCAACGATATCGGGGAGTGCCAACGGGAGGTCATAGAGGTCATCAAGAAATGGTCCGACCTGAAGTGCGACACCAAGCGCAAAGTGGCGGCCATGCGGTCGGGGACCGTGCCCAACAGGGGACTCAACTCGCGTCTCTCCCGAGACCTCACTCAGACGGAGAAGATAGTCCTTCAGATACTGGAGATGGACGAAGACGACCAGAGCACCGGAGAGTGCGGTCCGCTGGGGGACGACGACGACGTTcccgaggaagaggaggagatggaaGAGGAGGACATGATGGGAATGCAGAGTTCTCCCAACGGCGGGGGGGACATGTCGTCCATGCCGCCGCCGCCAACTTCCTACG ATACCGAAACCCCATTCGGAGATTCGGACGACGACCAGAGAGAAGACGTGCCTCCCTCCAATCAGCCAGGAAAATCCGCCGAAGCGCACCAAGTGAACAACGGCGTCCATAAACACGTCCAGCCGCCGATGTCCGCCGGTGCTGCGGCTCCGGCCCCAGCCCCGGCTCCGTCGCCGGCGGTCACGCTCCCCGCGGCGGCGCACAACTCCAGGGACAGCCTGCTGCAGAACGCCGCCCTGAGCCTGCAGGAGCAGCACGCCACCAACATGCTGCTGGAGACGGTGTCACGCTCCCTGGAGCTGCTGGCCGAGTCGGTGCAGCAGCTGGCGGAGACGCAGCAGGAGTTTGTGCGCGAgtcgctgcagctgcagcgggAGACGGTGCAGGTGCTCAGAGACTTCACAGGTGGAGCCATCGCCCTCATGCACGACAAACTGAACGGACGGCCGGCGTTATAA
- the capns1a gene encoding calpain small subunit 1a: MFYLRKVVGGIVDVVNNIDPEQFAPSNPPPPRRPTVYAEQHENDEEKQFRRVFQQLAGDDMEVSPTELMNILNRIISKHGDLKTDGFSIESCRSMVAVMDSDSTGKLGFHEFKQLWNNVKKWQGVYKQYDADRSGLIGADELPNAFKAAGFPLNDQLFNMIIRRYSDESGNMDFDNYIGCLVRLDAMCRAFQTLDKDKNGTIKVNVQEWLQLTMYS, translated from the exons ATGTTCTATCTCCGAAAAGTTGTCGGTGGCATCGTTGACGTTGTCAA CAACATTGACCCCGAGCAGTTTGCGCCCTCAAATCCT CCTCCTCCACGCCGGCCAACCGTTTACGCAGAGCAGCATGAAAACGACGAGGAAAAGCAGTTCCGCAGAGTCTTCCAGCAGCTTGCTGGAGAT GACATGGAGGTGAGCCCTACTGAGCTGATGAACATCCTGAACCGGATCATCTCAAAGC ATGGAGACCTGAAGACGGATGGCTTCAGCATCGAATCCTGCAGGAGTATGGTGGCAGTCATGGAC TCGGACAGCACCGGGAAACTTGGCTTCCATGAATTCAAACAGCTGTGGAACAACGTAAAGAAATGGCAG GGCGTGTACAAGCAGTATGACGCCGACCGCTCAGGTCTCATCGGTGCAGACGAGCTGCCGAACGCGTTCAAAGCTGCAG GCTTCCCCCTCAACGACCAGCTGTTCAATATGATCATCCGCAGGTATAGCGACGAAAGCGGCAACATGGACTTTGACAACTACATCGGCTGCCTCGTGAGGCTGGATGCGATGTGTC GGGCCTTCCAAACCCTGGACAAAGACAAAAACGGGACTATCAAAGTGAATGTTCAAGAG TGGCTTCAGTTGACCATGTACTCCTGA